The Actinosynnema mirum DSM 43827 genomic interval AGGGGCGCGAAGGAGCGCGGCACGGGGCGTGACCGCTCGCAGGGCTGACGCCCGTTCGAGTGTCGCTGGAATCGGGGGAGCCCGATGACGCCCGGTGGTCGCCGCTCAGCCCGTTCCGATCTTGGCCTGCCCAGTTCCCGGCCTGCCCCTCCCGGATCGGCCTGCCCCGGCCGCCCCCCTGATCGGTCGCCTCCGGCCCCCGCCCGCCCTAGTCCAGGTCCGGTCCCCGGCGCGACCACGACCACGCGTACCGGGCGTCCTCGCCCGCCAGCGCCGCCTCGCCCAGCTCCAGCGGTCGGAACGTGTCCACCATGACGGCGGTCTCGTCGAACGACTCCGCGCCCAGCGACGCCTCCACCGCCCCCGGCTGCGGCCCGTGCGCGCAGCCCGCCGGGTGCAGCGACAGCGACCCGAGCCCGATGCCGGAGCCCTTGCGCGCCTCGTAGTCCCCGCCCACGTAGAACATCAGCTCGTCCGAGTCGACGTTCGCGTGGTTGTACGGCACCGGCACGGCCAGCGGGTGGTAGTCGACCTTGCGCGGCACGAACGAGCACACCACGAAGTTGGGACCCTCGAACGTCTGGTGCACCGGCGGCGGCTGGTGCACCCGCCCGGTGATCGGCTCGAAGTCCCCGATGTTGAACACCCACGGGTACAGGCAGCCGTCCCAGCCCACCACGTCGAACGGGTGCGCCGCGTAGGTCATCCTGGTCAGCCCGGCGCGGTGCCGCACCAGCACGTCCACGTCCTCGCCGTCCACCAGCAGCGGCTCGGCGGGCCCGCGCAGGTCCCGCTCGCAGTACGGCGAGTGCTCCAGGAACTGCCCGCGCGCCGACAGGTACCGCTTCGGGGGCCCGATGTGCCCGGTGGCCTCCAGCACGAGCAGGCGCATCGGCGTCCGGGGCGCCAGCCGGTAGGTGCAGGAGGTCGGGAGCACCACGTAGTCCCCGGACTCGACCACCAGCGCGCCGTAGATCGTCTCGACCACGCCCTCGCCGGACTGCACGTACAGCAGCTCGTCGCCGAAGGCGTTGCGGTAGAGCGGGCTGGGCTCGGTGGCGGCGGCGAAGCAGATCACCACGTCGGCGTTGCCGAACAGCACCCTGCGGCCGGTCACCGCGTCGGCCGCGCCGCCAGGGCCGCCAGGGCCGCCAGGGTCCGACCCGACCAGGGGTTCGGTCCGGAAGTGGCGGGGCTTGAGCGGCAGGTTCGGGACGAGGGGTCCGCGGGTGTCCGGGACGGTCACCGCGTCGACGATCGCGGTCGGCAGGTGGCGGTGGTAGAGCAGGGCCGAATCGGCCGAGAAGCCCTCCACCCCCATCAGCTCCTCCGCGTACAGGGAGCCGTCCGGAGAGCGGAACTGGGTGTGGCGCTTTCGGGGGATGTCCCCGACCTGGCGGTAGTACGGCATCGGTCACCCCGGACGTTCGATAATCGGACATCTTTGTTCATTGACCGGTACGCCACTAGCGTGTCAGCCGTGTCAAGCGCCTTCGAACTCCGTGCGCCCGGTCCTCGCGGCACACCACCACTGCTCGCGCGGCTGGTGGACGACGCCGCGCTGTTCCCTCCCGGCGACGCGACCATGGCCGACGCCGTGCGCGGTTACCTGGACTCGCGCTCCGGCGACTGGGCCGGACCGCTGAACCTCTTCCTGTGCCCAGCCTCCCGGCTGGCCGAGCTGATCACCGAGCTGATCAAGGTGAAGCCGGTCAAACCGGTCGCCCTGTCGCTCGTGATCGACACCGGTCTCGGCGGGGTCCCGAAGGCGGTGTCGATCGTGGAATCGCGCAGCGAGCTGCTCGCGCTGCGCATGGTCGAGATGCCCGCCCCCTCCGACGTGGACGAGGTGTGGCTGGAGCGCGTCTCGGAGTTCGTCCCCGAGGACGTCATCCGCGTGGTCGAACCGCGCAGGGGCGGCGCCGAGTGGCTCGACGGGGTGCGCCGCGTCATCGAGCACGGGAGCTGGCCCAAGCTGCGCTGCGGCGGGATGCGCAAGGAGAACTTCCCGAGCGTCGACGAGGTCGCCGACTTCCTGGCCGTCGTCAGTGGCGGCGGGGTGGCCTTCAAGGCGACCGCGGGCCTGCACCACGCGGTGCGGCACGAGGACCCGGAGACCGGGTTCACCCACCACGGGTTCCTCAACCTGCTGGTCGCCACCGCCCGCTCGCTGTCCGGCGGGGACGTGCGCGCCGCGCTGTCCAGCACCGACGCCGAGGCGCTCACCGCCGAGGCCAAGGCGCTGTCCGACCAGGCCGCCCACGCGGTGCGCGGCGTGTTCGCCTCCTACGGCTCGTGCTCGCTGGCCGACCCGATCCGCGACCTGGAGGAGCTGGGCCTGCTGTGAGCTGGATCGAGGACCCGGCGTTCGGGCCGGACCACCCGTTCGGACCGCAAACGCTGCCCTACGGCGTCACCCCGGACGGCGTGGCCGTCCGGGTGGGCGACCGCGCGCTCCCGCTGCGCCCGCTCGCCGGGTCCTTCGGGCGGCTGGCCGACCTGGTGTCGGCGCCCGACCTGGACCCCCTGCTGCGCGCGGGCCGTCCCGCGTGGAGCGAGCTGAGGGCCAGGCTGGTCGACCTGGTCACCGCGCCCACCGCCCCGCGCGGCGCGGCGCTCACCGACCTGGGCGGCGAGATCCTGCCGTTCACCGTCGCCGACTACGTCGACTTCTACTCGTCCCGGCACCACGCGGAGAACGTCGGCCGGATCTTCCGGCCGGACGGGGACCCGCTGCTGCCCAACTGGACCCACCTGCCGGTCGGCTACCACGGCAGGGCGGGCACGGTCGTCGTGTCCGGCACGCCCGTGGTCCGCCCGCGCGGCCAGCGCCGCGCCGAGGGCGGCCCGGTCTTCGAGCCCAGCGCCCGCCTGGACGTGGAGGCCGAGGTGGGCTTCGTGTGCGGGGGGCCGCCCGAGTCCCGGCTCACCCCCGACCGCGCCGCCGACCACGTGCTCGGCGTCGTCCTGGTCAACGACTGGTCCGCGCGCGACGTGCAGGCCTGGGAGTACCAGCCGCTCGGCCCGTTCCTGGCCAAGTCGTTCGCCACCAGCGCGTCGGCCTGGATCACCCCGCTGGAGGCGTTCTCCGCCGCCAGGGTCGCCCCGCCCGCGCTGCCCAACCCGGTGCTGCCGCACCTGGCGGAGGAGCGGCCGTGGGGGCTCGACCTGACCCTGGAGGTCGAGTGGAACGGCGAGGTGGTCTCCCGGCCGCCGTTCCGCGAGATGTCCTGGACGTTCGCCCAGCAGCTCGCCCACCTGTCGTCCAACGGCGCCCCGGTGCGCCCCGGCGACCTGATCGCCTCCGGCACCGTCT includes:
- a CDS encoding homogentisate 1,2-dioxygenase, whose protein sequence is MPYYRQVGDIPRKRHTQFRSPDGSLYAEELMGVEGFSADSALLYHRHLPTAIVDAVTVPDTRGPLVPNLPLKPRHFRTEPLVGSDPGGPGGPGGAADAVTGRRVLFGNADVVICFAAATEPSPLYRNAFGDELLYVQSGEGVVETIYGALVVESGDYVVLPTSCTYRLAPRTPMRLLVLEATGHIGPPKRYLSARGQFLEHSPYCERDLRGPAEPLLVDGEDVDVLVRHRAGLTRMTYAAHPFDVVGWDGCLYPWVFNIGDFEPITGRVHQPPPVHQTFEGPNFVVCSFVPRKVDYHPLAVPVPYNHANVDSDELMFYVGGDYEARKGSGIGLGSLSLHPAGCAHGPQPGAVEASLGAESFDETAVMVDTFRPLELGEAALAGEDARYAWSWSRRGPDLD
- a CDS encoding fumarylacetoacetate hydrolase family protein, whose translation is MSWIEDPAFGPDHPFGPQTLPYGVTPDGVAVRVGDRALPLRPLAGSFGRLADLVSAPDLDPLLRAGRPAWSELRARLVDLVTAPTAPRGAALTDLGGEILPFTVADYVDFYSSRHHAENVGRIFRPDGDPLLPNWTHLPVGYHGRAGTVVVSGTPVVRPRGQRRAEGGPVFEPSARLDVEAEVGFVCGGPPESRLTPDRAADHVLGVVLVNDWSARDVQAWEYQPLGPFLAKSFATSASAWITPLEAFSAARVAPPALPNPVLPHLAEERPWGLDLTLEVEWNGEVVSRPPFREMSWTFAQQLAHLSSNGAPVRPGDLIASGTVSGPGVDERGSFLELTWNGRDPVVVAGAERSFLEDGDTVRITATAPGPDGSVVGLAEVVGAVLAAAPVQGR